TGTCGTCCGTTTTGCCACGGGAGAAGAGAACTACGGTCTCCAGGAACTCCTGGAAGCTGATCCTGCCATCCTGATCCTTGTCCACAATGTTGAACATCTTGCGCACAAACATATCATTCGGTTTCATGCCCAGGGCGGCGGCGAATTCCGCCTTGGAGAGGCTGGTTCGCATGACGGTCATCACCTCGCCATCACTGGAGGCATCCGAACGCCTTCGTCGTTCTCCGGGTCTCAGGCCAAAGGTCAGGGCGTAAGCCTCGCGGAAGAAGTACTCCAGTCGCTTTTGGCGCCGCTCCCGTGTCTCCGCCCGCGCCAACATAATGTCCCTGTTGACCTCCATCAAAGTCATCTCCTTCttgtggagcagcaggaagtCCTCCAGCTTCTTGACAAACTTCCGGCGTGCTCCGTATGATTCCAGCTCTAGCACCAGATCATGATCGCTGGGCACACGCAGCAGGATGTAGGGCTTCTTCTTGATGTGATTCGTGGCCGACTCCTCCACACTGACCACATCGATGTGCTTCAGACTGAAGGTGCGCAGCTTCTCGCCCTTCCTGTCCACCGTGTAGATGGCCGCCTCTGGGCCGAACTTAACGGTGACCAGTCTCTTGTGGTTGGCGTGCAGCCACTCCCTGGCCAGCATCTTGTCCACGGATCCCTTGTGCTGCGGCGCCCTCAGTGCCTCCTGGCGGATCTTCAGTCGACGGCGCTTGCTGTTCTGCAGCTTGACCACACAGTAACCGGCTCCGGCGCACAGGATGGGCACAAATCCAAGGAAGACGCACACGTAGATGAACATCAGCTCCGAGCCGGAGAAGTAGTCGTAGCCCTCCAAGTAAGTGCAGGGCTCCAGTTCGGTGGCATTCAGCTGCATTGGCTGCGGACACGGATCCCCAGTGCGCCACATGAACACATCCTTTTGGATCTCGTCCTCCCTCACATCCGTGCTGTTCACTATGATGTCCCACAGGGTGATCTTGCGCAGCTCTGCGATCTCCTCAGGTGTGAAGATCCCGTTGCGCTCGTTCTCGAACCAAAATCGATCGGCATCTCGCAGTCGCTGGAACTGCTCCTTGATTACGGCCGTGAAGAACTCGCCCGGCTGACCGTAGGATTCCAGCATACCGCCCACATAGACATCCACATCATCCAGCTGGTTATCGTACGCCTCCTTCAGCATGCTGATAAAGATTGGTTAAAGATTGGCTATCAAACAGATTTCTACTCACTCCAAGAGCTCTGGCTGCGTTTCAAACAGTGGAGGATTGATGTCCGTCCAGGTCTTGTGCCTTTTCAGTCCATAAGACTCCCTCGCGGTGTTGTAATCCGGCAGGCCATTGTCCCGACCACGCATTATGTTGAGGGCACCCAGATCTCGTCGTGTGAATTCCATGGGTCCGAACAGTTTGTCCCGCACATCTGAGCAGAGCACCGGATCCTCACGTTCGGATATTTGCGAGGCCAGGCCCATCAGTACCTCCTCCACGCTGGTGTCGGCGAAGAATCCCTGAAAAGTAGATTCCTTAGTCAACAATTCCAAAACCAGATGACCAAAACTCACGCTGGAGTCCCACCACGTGGAGCAGAGTCGGACCGCCGGGTAACCCATGGGTGTTTCCTTAAAGTTGCACTGGCCATCCCGCCTGTAAATGCCGGGCGGTATCATCGTGTGGCCAAAGCGAAAGGCCGCCGCCTGGAAGATGTGGCCAATGCCAGGATGTATGTCCTGTCTGTAGCCCTCGTACGGTGGCAGCGAGGTGCCCAGGAAGGCGGGCAGGTACTCGTAGACTATCACATTCTGCAGACTGGCAATCACCGTGTGGCGTGCTCGCTGATAGATGTCCTCGTCACTCCAATCCGGATGCACCCGCTTGATGCGCTGGGCCAGGGTGTTGTGCCAGCGCAGAAAGAGAATGGCGAAGGACAGGATCGCAGGATTCTGATTGGTGCGCGGATCGCCAAGAACTGCAAACAAATAGAGACAGTTTACATTGCACTGACAACTGATAGCCCATTTAAGACTCACGGAACAGCCGCTCCGGACTGAGCATCTTCATGACACTCGGCACCGGATTGTTGAAGAGCGGCACCCGCATGGTGTTCCGCACCGGAAGCTTGCCGTCCTTCTCGGTGAGCAGGGTGCCATTGTGGAAGGAGCGCATGGCGTTGAGCCAGGCCTCGGAGGTGCTGTAAATGAAACTGCCATCAATCCAAGCAGTCATTTGATTTATCTGCGGAGTATGATTTCAGTAGTGGCGTTCAGACCCAGATCCGTTGGTAACCCGTAACCCACCTGCTCCCTCGGCGCATTCGGACTCTGTCCGGTGTCGCGATCGTAGGCCGCCCGATGGAAGGGTATGTACTTGTCGCCGCGGCACTCCCGGTCGTACATCTCGTCGCACTTCTCGATCTCGATGCGGTGCATCTCGATGGGGCAGCCGGACTCCGAGGCCATTACGATCTCGTTGGCCACCAGCTGGCCGAAGAAGGCGAGCAGCGCAGTGCGGTTGAACTTTGACCCCAGGCCGTCCTTACCCCGCATAAACAGCCGACTGAGCCGGCGGGTCGAGGGCCGGTTGGCACCTGCCATTGCGTAAACGCCATCCGAATAGGAGGGCGGCGCCTTTCGCACCAGGTGGCTATCTGGAATACAATGGACAGCGGGCAAGGGTTAGCCTTCACACAACTGGCCAATATGGTAATTGCAAGCCGATCGATATGCAAATCGATAAGCCAATCGCACAACTAACTGATTCTAATTACAGGCCTAATCGGCTCAATACACCCTTTTTCGAAAGTTGTCAACGGAGTGGCGGAAATTCCAGTCTGTCCACTTACCCACGGATCCCCAGTCGGGATGGGCCAGGTTGTTGTACCAGCCATCGTAGCGCTGTTTCTCGGTCTGGCTATACATTTTCTCTGAAAGATAGGAACACAGGTGACACATGTTACGGTTTACTGGCGTAAAGCAATTACACTTAATCTACTTAAGTGTGGGAGCGTAGAACAGTCGTTCTCTTTTATTACCCATTTTAACCCATAGCTGAGgtcataattttaataaactagtTTCTATTAACTTGCAATCGGAAAACAGCTCTTTCATCATATCATATGCGCATATGATGTGGGCTTCCAAAATCTTAACAAAACCTTAACCCACATATCTCATTCACTACAATTCGCAGTTTTCTGTAATAGAACCAAGGTGTTACGACTTTTCTAATTATTTAGCATTTATTTGCGTAATTTGATTCAGTTTTATGCGCGCAAGTGACGCATTAATTTGAGCTAGTTTGGTTCGGAAAATGCCTTAAATGTTCACTTCATATTAGATAAATAATTTACGCATAAAGTTGTCTGCGGACAGTAGCCGGTTTTCAGCAAAGTCAAAGTGATCCGATAAAGTTTAGATTGTGATATTAGACACTGTTTTTGGTTGATTTAGTTTGGTTTTAATTGACTGGAAAATTGATTGACTTGAGGTTTAGATGGCGGAGATTGAATCGCAGCCAATGGCACAAATGGCTGGACTTGAGGAATGGCGCCAATTTGCCTAGATTTCAACAATCTAATGGTTCTAACAAGTTGCTAAGCAATTTCGAGAAATTATCTACATTCAACTTGTCATcataaaaactaattacaaCACAATATCACATGAATTTTAATCGAATTCGACTAATCGCCACACCCGGATACTTGTAAAGAATTCCCATTTGTGTTTGGCAATTAGGAAAATTACATTAAGTGAATAATTTGGGTCCAAACAGGGTTTAGTTGACACACTTGAGGGATGTAGTTAATATATACTATTCAATTCCGCAACCACAACAAGCAAACCCCAATTATTCGCATCTTTTTACTTTGCCAAGCTCAATTA
This genomic stretch from Drosophila teissieri strain GT53w chromosome 2L, Prin_Dtei_1.1, whole genome shotgun sequence harbors:
- the LOC122624650 gene encoding dual oxidase, with amino-acid sequence MSVPSAPHQRAESKNRVLRLHLPGAIQGGALLLLLLISLGLELGSVHCYEKMYSQTEKQRYDGWYNNLAHPDWGSVDSHLVRKAPPSYSDGVYAMAGANRPSTRRLSRLFMRGKDGLGSKFNRTALLAFFGQLVANEIVMASESGCPIEMHRIEIEKCDEMYDRECRGDKYIPFHRAAYDRDTGQSPNAPREQINQMTAWIDGSFIYSTSEAWLNAMRSFHNGTLLTEKDGKLPVRNTMRVPLFNNPVPSVMKMLSPERLFLLGDPRTNQNPAILSFAILFLRWHNTLAQRIKRVHPDWSDEDIYQRARHTVIASLQNVIVYEYLPAFLGTSLPPYEGYRQDIHPGIGHIFQAAAFRFGHTMIPPGIYRRDGQCNFKETPMGYPAVRLCSTWWDSSGFFADTSVEEVLMGLASQISEREDPVLCSDVRDKLFGPMEFTRRDLGALNIMRGRDNGLPDYNTARESYGLKRHKTWTDINPPLFETQPELLDMLKEAYDNQLDDVDVYVGGMLESYGQPGEFFTAVIKEQFQRLRDADRFWFENERNGIFTPEEIAELRKITLWDIIVNSTDVREDEIQKDVFMWRTGDPCPQPMQLNATELEPCTYLEGYDYFSGSELMFIYVCVFLGFVPILCAGAGYCVVKLQNSKRRRLKIRQEALRAPQHKGSVDKMLAREWLHANHKRLVTVKFGPEAAIYTVDRKGEKLRTFSLKHIDVVSVEESATNHIKKKPYILLRVPSDHDLVLELESYGARRKFVKKLEDFLLLHKKEMTLMEVNRDIMLARAETRERRQKRLEYFFREAYALTFGLRPGERRRRSDASSDGEVMTVMRTSLSKAEFAAALGMKPNDMFVRKMFNIVDKDQDGRISFQEFLETVVLFSRGKTDDKLRIIFDMCDNDRNGVIDKGELSEMMRSLVEIARTTSLGDDQVTELIDGMFQDVGLEHKNHLTYQDFKLMMKEYKGDFVAIGLDCKGAKQNFLDTSTNVARMTSFNIEPMQDKPRHWLLAKWDAYITFLEENRQNIFYLFLFYVVTIVLFVERFIHYSFMAEHTDLRHIMGVGIAITRGSAASLSFCYSLLLLTMSRNLITKLKEFPIQQYIPLDSHIQFHKIAACTALFFSVLHTVGHIVNFYHVSTQSHENLRCLTREVHFASDYKPDITFWLFQTVTGTTGVMLFIIMCIIFVFAHPTIRKKAYNFFWNMHTLYIGLYLLSLIHGLARLTGPPRFWMFFLGPGIVYTLDKIVSLRTKYMALDVIDTDLLPSDVIKVKFYRPPNLKYLSGQWVRLSCTAFRPHEMHSFTLTSAPHENYLSCHIKAQGPWTWKLRNYFDPCNYNPEDQPKIRIEGPFGGGNQDWYKFEVAVMVGGGIGVTPYASILNDLVFGTSTNRYSGVACKKVYFLWICPSHKHFEWFIDVLRDVEKKDVTNVLEIHIFITQFFHKFDLRTTMLYICENHFQRLSKTSIFTGLKAVNHFGRPDMSSFLKFVQKKHSYVSKIGVFSCGPRPLTKSVMSACDEVNKTRKLPYFIHHFENFG